From a single Myotis daubentonii chromosome 5, mMyoDau2.1, whole genome shotgun sequence genomic region:
- the ISYNA1 gene encoding inositol-3-phosphate synthase 1 isoform X1 yields the protein MRKWNNKSMFLSLPSSLSQINNIKIKVRSACSRVPADFLPTPYPQLAAMEAAAQFVVESPDVVYSPEAIEAQYEYRTTSVSREDGVLKVHPSATRFTFRTARQVPRLGVMLVGWGGNNGSTLTAAVLANRLRLSWPTRTGRKEANYYGSLTQAGTVSLGLDAEGKEVFAPLHALLPMVSPDDLVFDGWDISSLNLAEAMRRAKVLDWGLQEQLWPHMETLRPRPSVYIPEFIAANQSARADNLIPGTRAQQLEQIRRDIRDFRSSAGLDKVIVLWTANTERFCELVPGLNDTAENLLRTIQLGLEVSPSTLFAVASILEGCAFLNGSPQNTLVPGALELAWQRRVFVGGDDFKSGQTKVKSVLVDFLISSGLKPMSIVSYNHLGNNDGQNLSAPPQFRSKEVSKSNVVDDMVQSNPVLYAPGEEPDHCVVIKYVPYVGDSKRAMDEYTSELMLGGTNTLVLHNTCEDSLLAAPIMLDLVLLTELCQRVSFCTDSDLEPQGFHPVLSLLGFLFKAPLAPPGSPVVNSLFRQRSCIENIFRACVGLPPQNHMLLEHKMERPGLKHMRHVASASLQSSKKELAPSASNNCTGDANGHLQVEAP from the exons ATgcgtaagtggaacaacaaatcgatgtttctctcgctcccctcctctctttctcaaatcaataatataaaaataaaagtccgCTCGGCTTGTTCTCGAGTTCCCGCTGACTTCCTGCCAACCCCCTACCCCCAGCTCGCTGCGATGGAGGCTGCAGCACAGTTTGTGGTCGAGAGCCCCGACGTGGTCTACAGCCCCGAGGCCATCGAGGCGCAGTACGAGTACCGGACGACAAGCGTCAGCCGCGAGGATGGCGTCCTCAAG GTACACCCCTCAGCCACGCGCTTCACCTTCCGGACCGCCCGGCAGGTGCCCCGGCTCGGGGTCATGCTGGTCGGCTGGGGCGGCAACAACGGCTCCACGCTCACCGCTGCCGTGCTGGCCAATCGGCTGCGCCTGTCCTGGCCCACCCGCACGGGTCGTAAG GAGGCCAACTACTACGGCTCGCTGACGCAGGCAGGCACCGTTAGCCTGGGCCTAGACGCTGAAGGCAAAGAGGTGTTCGCGCCCCTCCACGCGCTGCTGCCTATGGTGTCGCCGGACGACCTCGTGTTCGATG gctgggacatATCTTCGCTGAATCTGGCTGAGGCCATGCGGCGCGCGAAGGTGCTAGATTGGGGGCTGCAGGAACAGCTGTGGCCGCACATGGAGACCCTGCGCCCAAGGCCCTCCGTCTACATCCCAGAGTTCATCGCCGCTAACCAGAGCGCGCGTGCGGACAACCTCATCCCTGGCACGCGCGCGCAGCAG CTGGAGCAGATCCGAAGGGACATCCGCGACTTCCGGTCCAGCGCGGGGCTGGACAAAGTCATTGTGCTGTGGACAGCAAACACGGAGCGCTTCTGCGAACTGGTCCCAGGCCTCAATGACACCGCAGAAAACCTGCTGCGTACCATTCAG CTAGGTCTGGAGGTGTCGCCCTCCACACTCTTCGCTGTGGCCAGCATCTTGGAGGGCTGTGCCTTCCTCAATGGGTCCCCACAGAACACTCTGGTGCCCGGCGCACTCGAGCTCGCCTGGCAGCGCCGTGTGTTTGTGGGCGGAGATGACTTCAAGTCAGGCCAGACCAAGGTCAAGTCTGTGCTGGTTGACTTCCTTATCAGCTCCGGCCTCAAG CCCATGTCCATCGTGAGCTACAACCACCTGGGCAACAACGACGGGCAGAACCTGTCGGCGCCGCCGCAGTTCCGCTCCAAGGAGGTGTCCAAGAGCAATGTGGTAGACGACATGGTGCAGAGCAACCCGGTGCTCTATGCACCCGGCGAGGAGCCTGACCACTGC GTGGTTATCAAATATGTGCCATATGTGGGCGACAGCAAACGCGCAATGGACGAGTACACGTCGGAGCTGATGCTGGGCGGCACCAACACGCTGGTGCTGCACAACACCTGCGAG GACTCGCTTCTGGCCGCGCCTATCATGCTGGATCTGGTGCTGCTGACAGAACTGTGCCAGCGCGTGAGCTTCTGTACCGACTCAGACCTGGAACCCCAGGGCTTCCACCCGGTGCTCTCCCTGCTCGGCTTCCTCTTCAAGGCGCCACTGGCTCCACCAGGCAGCCCTGTGGTCAACTCACTCTTCCGACAGCGCAGCTGCATTGAGAACATCTTCAG GGCCTGCGTGGGGCTTCCGCCGCAGAACCACATGCTTTTGGAGCACAAGATGGAACGCCCCGGCCTCAAGCACATGAGGCATGTGGCCAGTGCCAGCCTCCAGTCTTCCAAGAAAGAACTGGCACCGTCGGCCTCCAACAACTGTACTGGTGATGCCAACGGGCACTTGCAGGTTGAGGCACCTTGA
- the ISYNA1 gene encoding inositol-3-phosphate synthase 1 isoform X2 — MPSLTHFPVRSACSRVPADFLPTPYPQLAAMEAAAQFVVESPDVVYSPEAIEAQYEYRTTSVSREDGVLKVHPSATRFTFRTARQVPRLGVMLVGWGGNNGSTLTAAVLANRLRLSWPTRTGRKEANYYGSLTQAGTVSLGLDAEGKEVFAPLHALLPMVSPDDLVFDGWDISSLNLAEAMRRAKVLDWGLQEQLWPHMETLRPRPSVYIPEFIAANQSARADNLIPGTRAQQLEQIRRDIRDFRSSAGLDKVIVLWTANTERFCELVPGLNDTAENLLRTIQLGLEVSPSTLFAVASILEGCAFLNGSPQNTLVPGALELAWQRRVFVGGDDFKSGQTKVKSVLVDFLISSGLKPMSIVSYNHLGNNDGQNLSAPPQFRSKEVSKSNVVDDMVQSNPVLYAPGEEPDHCVVIKYVPYVGDSKRAMDEYTSELMLGGTNTLVLHNTCEDSLLAAPIMLDLVLLTELCQRVSFCTDSDLEPQGFHPVLSLLGFLFKAPLAPPGSPVVNSLFRQRSCIENIFRACVGLPPQNHMLLEHKMERPGLKHMRHVASASLQSSKKELAPSASNNCTGDANGHLQVEAP; from the exons tccgCTCGGCTTGTTCTCGAGTTCCCGCTGACTTCCTGCCAACCCCCTACCCCCAGCTCGCTGCGATGGAGGCTGCAGCACAGTTTGTGGTCGAGAGCCCCGACGTGGTCTACAGCCCCGAGGCCATCGAGGCGCAGTACGAGTACCGGACGACAAGCGTCAGCCGCGAGGATGGCGTCCTCAAG GTACACCCCTCAGCCACGCGCTTCACCTTCCGGACCGCCCGGCAGGTGCCCCGGCTCGGGGTCATGCTGGTCGGCTGGGGCGGCAACAACGGCTCCACGCTCACCGCTGCCGTGCTGGCCAATCGGCTGCGCCTGTCCTGGCCCACCCGCACGGGTCGTAAG GAGGCCAACTACTACGGCTCGCTGACGCAGGCAGGCACCGTTAGCCTGGGCCTAGACGCTGAAGGCAAAGAGGTGTTCGCGCCCCTCCACGCGCTGCTGCCTATGGTGTCGCCGGACGACCTCGTGTTCGATG gctgggacatATCTTCGCTGAATCTGGCTGAGGCCATGCGGCGCGCGAAGGTGCTAGATTGGGGGCTGCAGGAACAGCTGTGGCCGCACATGGAGACCCTGCGCCCAAGGCCCTCCGTCTACATCCCAGAGTTCATCGCCGCTAACCAGAGCGCGCGTGCGGACAACCTCATCCCTGGCACGCGCGCGCAGCAG CTGGAGCAGATCCGAAGGGACATCCGCGACTTCCGGTCCAGCGCGGGGCTGGACAAAGTCATTGTGCTGTGGACAGCAAACACGGAGCGCTTCTGCGAACTGGTCCCAGGCCTCAATGACACCGCAGAAAACCTGCTGCGTACCATTCAG CTAGGTCTGGAGGTGTCGCCCTCCACACTCTTCGCTGTGGCCAGCATCTTGGAGGGCTGTGCCTTCCTCAATGGGTCCCCACAGAACACTCTGGTGCCCGGCGCACTCGAGCTCGCCTGGCAGCGCCGTGTGTTTGTGGGCGGAGATGACTTCAAGTCAGGCCAGACCAAGGTCAAGTCTGTGCTGGTTGACTTCCTTATCAGCTCCGGCCTCAAG CCCATGTCCATCGTGAGCTACAACCACCTGGGCAACAACGACGGGCAGAACCTGTCGGCGCCGCCGCAGTTCCGCTCCAAGGAGGTGTCCAAGAGCAATGTGGTAGACGACATGGTGCAGAGCAACCCGGTGCTCTATGCACCCGGCGAGGAGCCTGACCACTGC GTGGTTATCAAATATGTGCCATATGTGGGCGACAGCAAACGCGCAATGGACGAGTACACGTCGGAGCTGATGCTGGGCGGCACCAACACGCTGGTGCTGCACAACACCTGCGAG GACTCGCTTCTGGCCGCGCCTATCATGCTGGATCTGGTGCTGCTGACAGAACTGTGCCAGCGCGTGAGCTTCTGTACCGACTCAGACCTGGAACCCCAGGGCTTCCACCCGGTGCTCTCCCTGCTCGGCTTCCTCTTCAAGGCGCCACTGGCTCCACCAGGCAGCCCTGTGGTCAACTCACTCTTCCGACAGCGCAGCTGCATTGAGAACATCTTCAG GGCCTGCGTGGGGCTTCCGCCGCAGAACCACATGCTTTTGGAGCACAAGATGGAACGCCCCGGCCTCAAGCACATGAGGCATGTGGCCAGTGCCAGCCTCCAGTCTTCCAAGAAAGAACTGGCACCGTCGGCCTCCAACAACTGTACTGGTGATGCCAACGGGCACTTGCAGGTTGAGGCACCTTGA
- the ISYNA1 gene encoding inositol-3-phosphate synthase 1 isoform X3, whose product MEAAAQFVVESPDVVYSPEAIEAQYEYRTTSVSREDGVLKVHPSATRFTFRTARQVPRLGVMLVGWGGNNGSTLTAAVLANRLRLSWPTRTGRKEANYYGSLTQAGTVSLGLDAEGKEVFAPLHALLPMVSPDDLVFDGWDISSLNLAEAMRRAKVLDWGLQEQLWPHMETLRPRPSVYIPEFIAANQSARADNLIPGTRAQQLEQIRRDIRDFRSSAGLDKVIVLWTANTERFCELVPGLNDTAENLLRTIQLGLEVSPSTLFAVASILEGCAFLNGSPQNTLVPGALELAWQRRVFVGGDDFKSGQTKVKSVLVDFLISSGLKPMSIVSYNHLGNNDGQNLSAPPQFRSKEVSKSNVVDDMVQSNPVLYAPGEEPDHCVVIKYVPYVGDSKRAMDEYTSELMLGGTNTLVLHNTCEDSLLAAPIMLDLVLLTELCQRVSFCTDSDLEPQGFHPVLSLLGFLFKAPLAPPGSPVVNSLFRQRSCIENIFRACVGLPPQNHMLLEHKMERPGLKHMRHVASASLQSSKKELAPSASNNCTGDANGHLQVEAP is encoded by the exons ATGGAGGCTGCAGCACAGTTTGTGGTCGAGAGCCCCGACGTGGTCTACAGCCCCGAGGCCATCGAGGCGCAGTACGAGTACCGGACGACAAGCGTCAGCCGCGAGGATGGCGTCCTCAAG GTACACCCCTCAGCCACGCGCTTCACCTTCCGGACCGCCCGGCAGGTGCCCCGGCTCGGGGTCATGCTGGTCGGCTGGGGCGGCAACAACGGCTCCACGCTCACCGCTGCCGTGCTGGCCAATCGGCTGCGCCTGTCCTGGCCCACCCGCACGGGTCGTAAG GAGGCCAACTACTACGGCTCGCTGACGCAGGCAGGCACCGTTAGCCTGGGCCTAGACGCTGAAGGCAAAGAGGTGTTCGCGCCCCTCCACGCGCTGCTGCCTATGGTGTCGCCGGACGACCTCGTGTTCGATG gctgggacatATCTTCGCTGAATCTGGCTGAGGCCATGCGGCGCGCGAAGGTGCTAGATTGGGGGCTGCAGGAACAGCTGTGGCCGCACATGGAGACCCTGCGCCCAAGGCCCTCCGTCTACATCCCAGAGTTCATCGCCGCTAACCAGAGCGCGCGTGCGGACAACCTCATCCCTGGCACGCGCGCGCAGCAG CTGGAGCAGATCCGAAGGGACATCCGCGACTTCCGGTCCAGCGCGGGGCTGGACAAAGTCATTGTGCTGTGGACAGCAAACACGGAGCGCTTCTGCGAACTGGTCCCAGGCCTCAATGACACCGCAGAAAACCTGCTGCGTACCATTCAG CTAGGTCTGGAGGTGTCGCCCTCCACACTCTTCGCTGTGGCCAGCATCTTGGAGGGCTGTGCCTTCCTCAATGGGTCCCCACAGAACACTCTGGTGCCCGGCGCACTCGAGCTCGCCTGGCAGCGCCGTGTGTTTGTGGGCGGAGATGACTTCAAGTCAGGCCAGACCAAGGTCAAGTCTGTGCTGGTTGACTTCCTTATCAGCTCCGGCCTCAAG CCCATGTCCATCGTGAGCTACAACCACCTGGGCAACAACGACGGGCAGAACCTGTCGGCGCCGCCGCAGTTCCGCTCCAAGGAGGTGTCCAAGAGCAATGTGGTAGACGACATGGTGCAGAGCAACCCGGTGCTCTATGCACCCGGCGAGGAGCCTGACCACTGC GTGGTTATCAAATATGTGCCATATGTGGGCGACAGCAAACGCGCAATGGACGAGTACACGTCGGAGCTGATGCTGGGCGGCACCAACACGCTGGTGCTGCACAACACCTGCGAG GACTCGCTTCTGGCCGCGCCTATCATGCTGGATCTGGTGCTGCTGACAGAACTGTGCCAGCGCGTGAGCTTCTGTACCGACTCAGACCTGGAACCCCAGGGCTTCCACCCGGTGCTCTCCCTGCTCGGCTTCCTCTTCAAGGCGCCACTGGCTCCACCAGGCAGCCCTGTGGTCAACTCACTCTTCCGACAGCGCAGCTGCATTGAGAACATCTTCAG GGCCTGCGTGGGGCTTCCGCCGCAGAACCACATGCTTTTGGAGCACAAGATGGAACGCCCCGGCCTCAAGCACATGAGGCATGTGGCCAGTGCCAGCCTCCAGTCTTCCAAGAAAGAACTGGCACCGTCGGCCTCCAACAACTGTACTGGTGATGCCAACGGGCACTTGCAGGTTGAGGCACCTTGA